The genomic segment GTCTCCAGCGCGCTGCTCTGGTGCGCCTTTGCCCTGCCGCTTGATCCCCACACCCGCATCAGCGTGCTGGGGCTCTCCGGGCTCACGGTGTTCGGGATCTTCGGGGCCTTTCCGTTTTATCTGCCCGAGCTCTACCCCATGCGCCTTCGCGGCACTGGCGCGGGCTTTACCTACAACACCGGCCGCGTGCTCACGGCCGTGGGTCCCTTCGTCGTGGGCGAGATCGCCCGCGCCGGCGTCGACCCGGTTGCGGTCCTGCAGTGGGTGGCAATCGTGCCGGTTGTTTCGATCGGCTTCGTGCTGGGCGGATTCGTGCGCGAGACGCGCGGGCAGGACCTGGCGGCGCTGGAAGCGCTCGGCGAAAACATCAGCGTACAAAAGTGAAGGCTCTCGGCGGCCGGGGGGTAAAACCGAGAGCCTTCGTAACCAGCCGGAAGGTGCGTTAGGGTGCACCCGACCCGGACTGATCGAGGACGGTATTTCAGGCGGCGCGTTGCTCCTCGGATGGCGCCGCGTTTGCTCCCGCCATTGCGGGAGCGACCTGCGCGCTGGCCTCGAGTTCGACCACGTAGTCGACCCCGCGGCGCGCTTCGGCGATGATGCGGAAGCTGCCATGGCCGCCGCGTTCGAGTTCGAAGCTTCCTTCTTCTTCACCCTTGTCGGGCATGCGCACCTGCATGAGGCCGCGGCGCTGCACCGCTTCGCGAAGGGCGGCGACGATGGCCACCTTCCGCGCCAGGGACTCGTCGTCTTTCACAGGGGCCGAGCCGCGCGCCCGCATTCGCGAGGGCGCCTTGCGCATCTGCAGCAGAGGCAGGGCGACCCACAGGCCGATCAGGGAAATGGCAACGCCGGCAATCAGGATGGTCATCATTGCAGTTGTTCCTTCCATGTGCGTTTCCCTTTCCCTGCGCTCCATTCAGCGGAGCCCCTTGCGCGGCGCGACTTTGCGCTTTGCTTACAGTCTCAGGATACGAAGCAAATCGGAAAAATAGCGTGCGCGAAATCACGAAACGCTCGTTTTGAGCCGTAACAAGTGGGGAGAAATGTAAAGGGCTGTAACAAAGCGTGCGCTTTGTCACAAACATGGAGGTCAAAGCATCTGGCCGGACGGCCAGTCCATATTCAGCGGCGCTGCTCGCTCACGCGGAGGCCGGCAATACGTAGAGCAGAAGCCCCAGGAAGTGCGTGACGCTTCCGGCCAGCACGAACAGGTGCCAGATGGCGTGGTTGTAGGGCAGCCGGTCCCACACGTAGAAGATCACCCCGCCGCTGTAGAATGCGCCGCCGAGAAACAGCGCCACAATGCCCTCATGGGGAATCGAGGCAACCATGTCCTTGTAGGCCAGCACGCAGAGCCAGCCCATGGCCAGATAGGCTACCAGGGAGAGACGCTCGAACCGGTGGATGGCGAAGACTTTCAGCACAATGCCGGCAATCGCCACGCTCCAGACGGCGGCAAAGAGCCAGAGTCCGATGCTCTCTCGCAGAGACACCAGGAAGAAGGGGGTGTAGGTTCCCGCAATCAGCAGATAGATCGAAACGTGGTCGAGAATCTTGAACACGTGCTTGGCCCGCGGGTTCGGGATGGCGTGATAGAGCGTTGAGGACAGATAGAGCAGAAAGAGCGTCGTGCCGTAGATTGCAAAGCTGGTGATCCGCCAGGGATCGCCGTGTTCGGCCGCGCGCACGACGACCAGGATAAGGCCGGCAATGCTGAGGGCGGCACCAACGCCGTGGGTGATGGCGTGGGCGATTTCCTCGCCCAGCGTATAGGAGACCTCTTCGCGTGAGCCCACAAATCCTCCAGGAGCGAAGCGGACTTGTCGGCTTCGAACTGCGCTCCATTCATAGCTCAAATGTGTGGGGCAGTGGGCAAAAACTTCTCGTTCACGCCCGCGGGCACGCTCATGCCGAAACAGGCAGCACGTAGA from the Chrysiogenia bacterium genome contains:
- a CDS encoding hemolysin III family protein; amino-acid sequence: MSGTGCPTTTPSGTCSCWRGASRISSRFCSTCCLFRHERARGREREVFAHCPTHLSYEWSAVRSRQVRFAPGGFVGSREEVSYTLGEEIAHAITHGVGAALSIAGLILVVVRAAEHGDPWRITSFAIYGTTLFLLYLSSTLYHAIPNPRAKHVFKILDHVSIYLLIAGTYTPFFLVSLRESIGLWLFAAVWSVAIAGIVLKVFAIHRFERLSLVAYLAMGWLCVLAYKDMVASIPHEGIVALFLGGAFYSGGVIFYVWDRLPYNHAIWHLFVLAGSVTHFLGLLLYVLPASA